Proteins found in one Halobellus limi genomic segment:
- a CDS encoding carbohydrate ABC transporter permease, with product MATDTQQARERDLDGVRGRFRLYGQTIKDNWFAYALLLPTLAYLVALLWYPFVRGIWMSFHSWPFLGEPEWVGIQNYVNLFRWDAFFTSIEATVIYGLAIFVQLFLALVAALVVANLDRFQNVVSGSLLVSYTMPPVVTGTVWLFLLNPSIGPVFTYLTNNNILNEAIYWTVNGDSAITVVTLVTAWTFWPFMFIIILASRQNISDEHYETARVYGASRLQTFLRITLPQLKSAILIAVSIRLIWNLSKISQPLQLTGGGPGYETSILAVLMYNLAYLDGRLGVSYAVGMVLLVLTLAFVFVFIREFNRQKEAGA from the coding sequence ATGGCAACAGATACCCAACAGGCCAGAGAACGCGATTTAGATGGCGTCAGAGGACGCTTTAGGCTGTACGGGCAAACGATCAAGGACAACTGGTTCGCGTACGCCTTACTGCTTCCGACGCTCGCGTACCTCGTCGCGCTACTATGGTACCCGTTCGTCCGCGGCATATGGATGAGCTTCCACAGCTGGCCGTTCCTCGGCGAGCCGGAATGGGTCGGCATCCAGAATTATGTAAATCTGTTCAGGTGGGACGCCTTCTTCACGTCGATAGAGGCGACCGTTATTTACGGGCTGGCTATCTTCGTCCAGCTGTTCCTCGCGCTCGTGGCCGCACTCGTCGTCGCGAACCTCGATCGCTTCCAGAACGTCGTCAGTGGGAGCCTGCTGGTTTCGTACACGATGCCACCGGTTGTCACAGGGACGGTATGGCTCTTCCTGCTGAACCCGTCGATCGGGCCGGTGTTTACCTACCTGACGAACAACAACATCCTCAATGAGGCGATCTACTGGACGGTCAACGGGGACTCCGCCATCACGGTGGTGACGTTGGTGACGGCCTGGACCTTCTGGCCGTTTATGTTCATCATCATCCTCGCGAGTCGCCAGAACATCTCCGACGAACACTACGAAACCGCGCGAGTGTACGGCGCGTCCAGGCTCCAGACGTTCCTGCGAATCACGCTTCCGCAGCTGAAGTCAGCGATACTGATCGCGGTCAGCATCCGCCTCATCTGGAACCTCTCGAAGATCTCCCAGCCGCTGCAGCTCACCGGCGGTGGTCCGGGCTACGAGACGTCCATCCTTGCAGTGCTGATGTACAACCTCGCGTACTTAGATGGCCGACTGGGCGTCTCCTACGCGGTCGGGATGGTACTGCTCGTACTTACGCTCGCGTTCGTGTTCGTGTTCATCCGCGAGTTCAACCGCCAGAAGGAGGCTGGTGCGTGA
- a CDS encoding carbohydrate ABC transporter permease: MSVKQQGYGDYLYKIALYGTLVVLLAMALLPFIYALSISFRPYSEVFGTVHWIPKNPTLDPWRTAFSDLATPLKNSFLIATGTAVLSLIITIPGAYVFGRKQFPGKDIAFYAIIVALLFPYILLIVPIVDIWNDFGLYNTIPGLWLAYQVFVTPFAIWILRDFFEGLPDNIEEAAQVYGCTQFSAFLRVILPLSMPAIIAVGFISFLVGWNDFLFANMLTTGSGPRPAVVQLFISTTGGEQTSWALLMAETILIGTPPTILYMISRRYLGNAFAT; this comes from the coding sequence ATGTCGGTGAAACAGCAGGGATACGGCGACTACCTGTACAAGATCGCCCTGTACGGGACGCTCGTCGTGTTACTCGCGATGGCACTCCTGCCGTTCATCTACGCGTTGAGCATCTCGTTCAGGCCATACAGCGAGGTTTTTGGTACGGTACACTGGATTCCGAAGAACCCCACCCTCGACCCATGGAGGACGGCATTCAGTGACCTGGCGACACCCCTGAAAAACAGCTTCTTAATCGCGACGGGTACGGCAGTCCTCTCGCTGATCATCACTATCCCCGGCGCGTACGTCTTCGGTCGGAAGCAGTTCCCAGGCAAGGACATCGCGTTCTATGCGATCATCGTCGCGTTGCTGTTCCCGTACATCCTACTCATCGTTCCGATCGTCGACATCTGGAACGATTTCGGTCTGTACAACACCATTCCGGGGCTGTGGCTCGCTTACCAGGTGTTCGTCACGCCCTTTGCCATCTGGATCCTGCGGGACTTCTTCGAGGGGCTCCCGGACAACATCGAGGAGGCCGCACAGGTCTACGGCTGTACACAGTTCTCGGCGTTCCTCCGGGTGATTCTTCCGCTGTCGATGCCCGCTATCATCGCAGTCGGTTTCATTTCCTTCCTCGTCGGCTGGAACGACTTCCTGTTCGCGAATATGCTGACAACTGGGAGCGGACCGCGCCCGGCGGTCGTCCAGTTGTTCATCTCGACAACCGGCGGTGAGCAGACCTCCTGGGCGCTCTTGATGGCGGAGACGATCCTCATTGGGACGCCGCCGACCATCCTGTATATGATCTCCCGGCGCTACCTCGGGAACGCGTTCGCGACGTAG
- a CDS encoding SDR family NAD(P)-dependent oxidoreductase: MARTAIVTGGSGGIGHACVEVLAPNYDVLVHYNSDLEGAETAVKTVEEHGNRAAVHQCDIADPDAVAEMVETAEAELGQIDLLVNNGAVFLETALEDITRDEIDLEVDVNLKGTVHCTKAALPSIRKSEYGRIITIASTSGPHGSPTDPVYAATKGGVISFTKSIARMYASDGILANVVAPGPTATPMMREERRPGIRESSPLGRLTRPEEVADAVEYFASATGVTGEVLVVDGGRNI, encoded by the coding sequence ATGGCACGAACAGCCATCGTGACCGGCGGTAGCGGCGGTATCGGACACGCCTGCGTCGAGGTGCTCGCACCCAACTACGACGTACTCGTCCACTACAACAGCGATCTCGAGGGCGCGGAGACGGCTGTCAAGACGGTCGAGGAACACGGCAACCGGGCCGCCGTCCATCAGTGTGACATCGCCGACCCAGACGCGGTCGCGGAAATGGTCGAGACGGCCGAGGCCGAACTGGGACAGATCGATCTACTCGTCAACAACGGCGCCGTCTTCCTCGAGACGGCCCTCGAGGACATCACGCGCGACGAGATAGACCTCGAGGTCGACGTCAACCTGAAAGGGACCGTACACTGTACAAAAGCTGCCCTCCCATCGATACGGAAGTCCGAGTACGGCCGGATCATCACCATCGCGTCGACCTCCGGACCCCACGGGAGCCCCACTGATCCGGTCTATGCGGCGACGAAGGGCGGCGTCATATCTTTCACGAAGTCAATCGCCCGGATGTACGCGAGCGACGGGATCCTCGCGAACGTCGTGGCCCCGGGTCCGACAGCGACGCCGATGATGCGGGAGGAACGCCGACCCGGAATCAGGGAGTCGTCACCGCTCGGTCGATTGACGCGACCGGAAGAGGTCGCCGACGCGGTCGAGTACTTCGCGTCGGCGACCGGCGTCACCGGCGAGGTGCTCGTCGTCGACGGCGGTCGGAACATCTAG
- a CDS encoding alpha/beta hydrolase, with protein MSHVDTDVNPQMRDVLEQVTAREDPPAWALSTPAARQIAEELYADRDHSASVERERAFSIPGPTGEMAVRLYEPAEDGPRPALVYYHGGGFVRGSLDTHDSLCRALAEASAATVISVDYRRAPENRFPAALRDAHAAFEWVCEHAADIGCNPDQVAVGGDSAGGNLAAASTLLARDSGGPTPAYQLLIYPALDPNRTDALPADAPALLTREGMSWYWNQYLGDVVHGANSYAAPLRAETLADLPPATVLTCEFDPLRAEGRDYARRLEADGVAVESVDVDGHAHGYLLFPELDATDEEIAALARSLPWETET; from the coding sequence GTGAGTCACGTGGACACAGATGTGAACCCACAGATGCGCGATGTCCTCGAGCAGGTCACGGCGCGGGAAGACCCCCCTGCCTGGGCGCTCTCGACCCCGGCGGCACGGCAGATCGCCGAAGAACTGTACGCCGACCGGGACCACAGTGCGTCGGTCGAACGGGAGCGGGCCTTCTCGATACCCGGGCCGACTGGTGAGATGGCGGTACGTCTCTATGAACCGGCCGAGGACGGTCCTCGGCCAGCACTCGTGTACTACCACGGCGGCGGCTTCGTCCGAGGAAGTCTCGACACTCACGATTCGCTCTGTCGCGCACTGGCCGAAGCGAGCGCTGCGACGGTGATTTCGGTCGATTACCGTCGAGCGCCGGAGAACCGGTTCCCAGCCGCGCTCCGGGACGCCCACGCAGCGTTCGAGTGGGTGTGCGAGCACGCCGCCGATATCGGCTGTAACCCGGATCAAGTCGCCGTCGGCGGCGACAGCGCGGGCGGCAACCTCGCCGCGGCGAGCACCCTGCTGGCACGCGACAGCGGCGGGCCAACGCCGGCCTACCAGCTCCTAATCTACCCGGCACTAGACCCGAACAGGACGGACGCGCTCCCGGCCGACGCGCCCGCCCTGCTCACACGCGAGGGGATGTCGTGGTACTGGAACCAGTACCTCGGCGACGTCGTCCACGGCGCCAACTCGTACGCGGCGCCGCTCCGCGCAGAGACGCTCGCGGACCTACCGCCGGCCACCGTCCTAACCTGCGAGTTTGACCCGCTGCGGGCCGAGGGACGAGACTACGCCCGACGCCTCGAAGCCGACGGCGTGGCGGTTGAGTCCGTCGACGTCGACGGGCACGCCCACGGCTACCTACTGTTCCCTGAACTGGACGCGACCGACGAGGAGATAGCGGCGCTGGCTCGGTCGCTCCCCTGGGAGACCGAGACCTGA
- a CDS encoding aldehyde dehydrogenase family protein, with protein MTFAREEIFGPVASVITIDEAEALEVANDTDYGLEAGVWTTDIHPEKRMTDGLRAGHRLGQRVSDRRTELAVRRLQGQRPRPQELSRRTRGVLPDQERLDRPLRRGGRPVHDGRGVISRLDDN; from the coding sequence ATGACCTTCGCCCGCGAGGAGATATTCGGCCCCGTCGCGAGCGTCATCACCATCGACGAGGCAGAGGCGCTCGAAGTCGCCAACGACACCGACTACGGCCTCGAAGCCGGCGTCTGGACGACCGACATACACCCGGAGAAGCGGATGACTGACGGCCTCCGGGCCGGGCATCGACTGGGTCAACGAGTATCAGATCGTCGCACCGAACTCGCCGTTCGGCGGCTACAAGGACAGCGGCCTCGGCCTCAAGAGTTGTCGCGAAGGACTCGAGGCGTACTACCAGACCAAGAGCGTCTGGATCGACCACTCCGGCGAGGTGGGCGACCCGTTCACGATGGACGTGGAGTAATATCCCGTCTCGACGACAACTGA
- a CDS encoding 2-hydroxyacid dehydrogenase produces the protein MDDRPLVYLTREIPREGLDRLEDSCEVVAWEESTAPPHDLLVDRLAELEADGLFCNVADTVDAAVFDASPNLRAVGTMSVGYDHIDLRGAAERDIAVGHTPGVLSETTADLAWALLMAGARRIVEADQQVHDGEWDTWGPMVLLGRDIHDATLGVVGLGGIGTAFAKRAAGFDMDVCYTHTGRNEAAEAELAEYGVDATYCDLPDLLDRADYVSLHVPLTDETAGLISEDELRRMDKEAILINSARGEVVDTEALDRALAEGWIRHAALDVTDPEPLPPGHSLCRHAPERITVTPHIGSASTETRGEMAVMTADNILAGLADEDPPYSALEHAGIR, from the coding sequence ATGGACGACAGACCGCTGGTCTACCTGACCCGGGAGATACCACGGGAAGGACTGGACCGACTCGAAGACAGTTGCGAGGTGGTCGCCTGGGAGGAATCGACGGCACCACCACACGATCTCCTCGTCGATCGCCTGGCCGAGCTCGAGGCCGACGGGCTGTTCTGTAATGTCGCCGACACCGTCGACGCCGCGGTATTCGACGCCTCGCCGAACCTGCGTGCCGTCGGCACTATGTCCGTAGGTTACGACCACATCGACCTGCGGGGCGCCGCCGAACGGGACATCGCGGTCGGGCACACGCCGGGCGTGCTCTCGGAGACCACCGCCGACCTCGCCTGGGCGCTATTGATGGCCGGTGCGCGCCGCATCGTAGAGGCCGATCAGCAAGTCCACGACGGCGAGTGGGACACTTGGGGCCCGATGGTCCTGCTCGGGCGGGACATCCACGACGCGACCCTCGGCGTCGTCGGTCTCGGCGGTATCGGGACGGCGTTCGCCAAGCGAGCTGCGGGGTTCGATATGGACGTCTGCTACACTCACACTGGTCGAAACGAGGCGGCCGAGGCTGAACTCGCAGAGTACGGCGTTGACGCGACCTACTGCGATCTACCGGACCTCCTGGACCGCGCTGACTACGTCTCATTGCACGTCCCCCTCACCGATGAGACGGCGGGCCTGATCAGTGAGGACGAACTCCGTCGTATGGACAAAGAGGCGATACTCATCAACAGCGCTCGCGGCGAGGTAGTCGACACAGAGGCGCTCGACAGGGCGCTCGCGGAGGGATGGATACGACATGCCGCCCTCGACGTGACTGACCCGGAGCCGCTGCCGCCAGGACACTCACTGTGTCGCCACGCGCCTGAGAGAATTACCGTCACGCCTCACATCGGAAGCGCCTCCACCGAGACGCGCGGTGAGATGGCAGTTATGACCGCGGACAACATCCTGGCCGGTCTCGCTGACGAGGATCCGCCCTACTCCGCACTCGAACACGCGGGAATTCGCTGA
- a CDS encoding hydroxyacid-oxoacid transhydrogenase — protein MVYRPESVWEFSTSKNITFGVGASAELSDVVAEYDAGSVLVVTDEGVADAGVLDDAVASLDDDSYTVFDGVEPDPSIGVFEDALAAAADVDPDLVVGVGGGSSMDVAKTTSVVHAHGGDVLDYVAEPTGGGDSIPGPGVPTACLPTTAGTGSETSPVTVISLPDEDLKAGISSRHQRPDIALVDPGLTVSLPPGPTASSGMDALSHAIEAYVTRRYDAKPAPDRRMDRPDYNGRSMVTDQFARTAIEQIGNGLRNAVDNGHDLDARRQMSLGSLMAGVAFTNAGLGATHAIAMATGAVQHTPHGVTVALTLPEVMRFNATSAADRYAEIASLLGEDVAGKGRNEAAEAAATAVENLAADVGIEGGLSSLGIGDNDVAHLAERASQLERLLVGNPRRVTRDDLEAIIRRSL, from the coding sequence ATGGTTTACCGACCGGAGTCCGTCTGGGAATTCAGCACGTCGAAGAACATCACCTTCGGGGTCGGAGCGTCGGCGGAACTCTCCGACGTCGTGGCCGAATACGATGCCGGTTCCGTCCTCGTCGTGACGGACGAGGGCGTGGCCGATGCGGGGGTACTCGACGACGCCGTCGCGTCGCTCGACGACGACAGCTACACCGTCTTCGACGGGGTCGAACCAGACCCATCGATCGGCGTGTTCGAGGACGCACTCGCGGCGGCGGCCGATGTCGACCCTGACCTCGTCGTCGGCGTCGGCGGCGGGAGTTCGATGGACGTCGCCAAGACGACGAGCGTGGTCCACGCCCACGGCGGCGATGTCCTCGACTACGTTGCGGAACCGACTGGCGGCGGCGACTCGATTCCGGGACCCGGCGTTCCGACTGCCTGCCTGCCAACGACCGCTGGCACCGGTTCCGAGACGTCGCCGGTAACGGTGATCTCCCTGCCCGACGAGGACCTCAAGGCGGGCATCTCCAGCCGTCACCAGCGCCCCGACATCGCGCTCGTCGACCCGGGACTGACGGTCTCGCTCCCGCCCGGGCCGACGGCTTCGTCGGGAATGGACGCGCTCTCACACGCCATCGAAGCCTACGTCACCCGTCGGTACGACGCGAAACCCGCTCCCGACCGCAGGATGGACCGGCCGGACTACAACGGCCGGTCGATGGTCACCGACCAGTTCGCCCGAACGGCGATCGAGCAGATCGGGAACGGCCTCCGCAACGCCGTCGACAACGGGCACGACCTGGACGCGCGCAGGCAGATGTCGCTCGGGAGCCTTATGGCAGGGGTAGCGTTCACGAACGCCGGCCTCGGCGCGACGCACGCCATCGCAATGGCGACGGGCGCCGTCCAACACACGCCCCACGGCGTTACCGTCGCCCTCACGCTCCCCGAAGTGATGCGGTTCAACGCGACCAGCGCCGCCGACCGCTACGCCGAGATCGCGAGCCTGCTCGGCGAGGACGTGGCCGGGAAAGGCCGCAACGAGGCCGCCGAAGCCGCCGCGACCGCCGTCGAGAACTTGGCGGCGGACGTCGGCATCGAGGGCGGCCTTTCCTCGCTCGGTATCGGAGACAACGACGTGGCGCACCTCGCAGAGCGGGCGAGCCAACTGGAGCGCCTGCTCGTCGGCAACCCGCGCCGCGTGACGAGAGACGACCTCGAAGCCATCATCAGGAGGTCGCTGTGA
- a CDS encoding NAD-dependent epimerase/dehydratase family protein, whose amino-acid sequence MTVLVVGGGFIGSPVVRQLVDRGESVVCLDRDAGAIPDVDGVEAVEADITDREAVAAAVEAADPDRIVHLAYMLAAEMERHPTRAMQVDCVGVDNVFNVAAEAGIERVVFASSSAVYGRPGNYEGTVSEDATIPAAFTEFPTYLYAATKQLNEYQARNYTAHTDLDVVCVRPSLVFGPGRGSGATKWASSFITDPARGETGHLPLRPDERLGMVYYRDVARLFVELALADAVAHDAYNTGGHVVSVREAAELVADLFGADVTWDDDADPLSLVADLSGERARAEFDYDLTPLEDALRDHGDRVT is encoded by the coding sequence GTGACCGTCCTCGTCGTCGGCGGCGGGTTCATCGGTTCGCCGGTCGTCCGGCAACTGGTCGACCGCGGCGAGTCGGTGGTCTGTCTCGACCGCGACGCGGGCGCCATCCCGGACGTCGACGGGGTTGAGGCCGTCGAGGCCGACATCACGGACCGCGAGGCGGTGGCTGCCGCCGTCGAAGCGGCCGACCCGGACCGTATCGTCCACCTCGCGTACATGCTCGCGGCGGAGATGGAACGCCACCCGACGCGAGCGATGCAGGTCGACTGCGTCGGGGTCGACAACGTGTTCAACGTCGCGGCCGAGGCGGGCATCGAACGCGTCGTCTTCGCCAGTTCGAGCGCCGTCTACGGCCGGCCCGGCAACTACGAGGGTACGGTATCGGAAGACGCCACCATCCCCGCCGCCTTCACGGAGTTCCCGACGTACCTCTACGCGGCAACCAAGCAACTCAACGAGTACCAGGCGCGCAACTACACCGCACACACCGACCTCGACGTCGTCTGTGTCCGCCCGAGCCTCGTGTTCGGCCCCGGCCGCGGGTCCGGCGCGACCAAGTGGGCCTCATCGTTCATCACCGACCCCGCGCGCGGTGAGACGGGCCACCTCCCGCTTCGCCCGGATGAGCGTCTCGGGATGGTCTACTACCGTGACGTCGCCCGCCTGTTCGTCGAACTCGCGCTCGCCGACGCCGTCGCACACGACGCCTACAACACTGGCGGACACGTCGTTTCGGTCCGAGAAGCCGCCGAACTCGTGGCGGATCTCTTCGGAGCGGACGTGACCTGGGACGACGACGCGGACCCGCTCTCTCTCGTCGCAGATCTGTCCGGCGAGCGCGCCCGCGCCGAGTTCGATTACGATCTCACGCCGCTCGAAGACGCGCTGCGCGACCACGGCGACCGGGTGACGTAG
- a CDS encoding C-terminal binding protein: MSYRVVFTDHPFGDLDVERETLADLDVTLVDGEQTDEPLESLVAGADALLVTFAEIDAAVIDELGECRVVARGGIGLDNVDVEAATERGIPVTNVPDYCVPEVAAHTLALLLALERNVVSFDDGVRRGEWDAAAGDDLHRLSTRTLGLVAFGTIGQAVAERAEAFDIPVVAFDPNVDGDEMREQGITPVDSFGELLTEADAVSLHAPLTDDTRHLVDEAALEQMDEDAYLINTARGGLVDEDALTAALDDGDIAGAALDVREREPPGPDDSLRKRDDVVLTPHAAYRSRESVAELRRRNVENVRRAFSGEPLENVANPDVL; this comes from the coding sequence GTGAGTTACAGAGTCGTCTTCACCGACCACCCCTTCGGCGATCTGGACGTCGAACGCGAGACGCTCGCCGACCTCGACGTCACACTCGTCGACGGCGAACAGACCGACGAACCCCTGGAATCGCTCGTCGCGGGCGCCGACGCGTTGCTCGTCACGTTCGCGGAGATAGACGCGGCTGTGATCGACGAACTCGGCGAGTGTCGCGTCGTCGCCCGTGGCGGCATCGGCCTCGACAACGTCGACGTCGAGGCGGCGACGGAACGCGGAATTCCGGTCACGAACGTGCCGGATTACTGCGTCCCGGAAGTCGCGGCACACACGTTAGCGCTCCTCCTCGCGCTCGAACGCAACGTCGTCTCGTTCGACGACGGCGTGCGGCGCGGCGAGTGGGACGCCGCCGCCGGCGATGACCTCCACCGCTTGTCCACGCGAACGCTGGGACTCGTCGCGTTCGGGACCATCGGGCAGGCGGTGGCAGAACGGGCGGAAGCCTTCGACATACCCGTCGTCGCGTTCGACCCGAACGTCGACGGCGACGAGATGCGCGAGCAAGGAATCACGCCCGTCGATAGCTTCGGGGAACTACTGACAGAGGCCGACGCCGTCTCGCTCCACGCGCCGCTGACCGACGACACTCGTCACCTCGTCGACGAAGCGGCTCTCGAACAGATGGACGAAGACGCGTACCTCATCAACACCGCTCGCGGCGGACTCGTCGACGAGGATGCCCTGACCGCAGCGCTCGACGACGGCGACATCGCCGGGGCGGCGCTGGACGTCCGCGAACGAGAACCGCCGGGACCCGACGACTCCCTCCGCAAGCGAGATGACGTCGTACTCACGCCGCACGCGGCCTATCGGTCTCGCGAGAGCGTAGCGGAACTCCGGCGGCGCAACGTGGAGAACGTCCGCCGCGCGTTTTCCGGTGAACCGCTCGAAAACGTGGCCAATCCCGACGTGCTGTAG
- a CDS encoding type I 3-dehydroquinate dehydratase, which translates to MMTDRPLFTELEQPFTCAAIYEPTVDAATSIMKESEFAGADSFILNLMGDGTQGLREEFLTEDHLERLFQSTSKPTMACYYRWHFGGESVDVTDEERQEILRRAVRAGAKCVDLVGDTFDPTLGPDVFTEEAKRYSLESERPPREVTDDPDAVARQEAEIERIHELGAEVQMSAHTRIHLDPEQALAVAETFQDRGADIVKLVSVDRSWEDMLETLEATVLLDRELDVPFIMMSHGEHGVLARYIAPFLGSMLCFTQQEYVPGGFYSQPLTENVNRVFDAVQNVTPTRDPEEVDWL; encoded by the coding sequence ATGATGACCGACCGCCCCCTATTCACCGAGCTAGAGCAGCCGTTCACGTGCGCCGCGATATACGAGCCGACGGTCGACGCGGCGACGAGCATAATGAAGGAATCGGAGTTCGCCGGCGCCGACTCGTTCATCCTGAACCTGATGGGTGACGGCACCCAGGGCCTTCGTGAGGAGTTTCTGACCGAGGACCACCTGGAGCGTCTGTTCCAGAGCACGTCGAAGCCGACGATGGCGTGTTACTACCGCTGGCACTTCGGGGGTGAGTCCGTCGACGTCACCGACGAGGAGCGCCAGGAGATACTCCGGCGGGCCGTCCGGGCGGGCGCGAAGTGCGTCGACCTCGTCGGCGACACGTTCGACCCGACACTCGGCCCCGACGTGTTCACCGAGGAAGCCAAACGGTACTCGCTCGAGAGCGAGCGCCCGCCACGCGAGGTGACGGACGACCCCGACGCTGTCGCGCGCCAAGAAGCGGAGATCGAACGCATCCACGAGCTTGGCGCGGAGGTCCAGATGTCGGCCCACACGCGCATCCATCTCGATCCCGAGCAGGCGCTGGCCGTCGCCGAGACGTTTCAGGACCGCGGGGCGGACATCGTGAAACTCGTCAGTGTCGACCGATCCTGGGAGGATATGCTGGAGACGCTCGAGGCGACGGTCCTGCTGGACCGCGAACTCGACGTCCCCTTCATTATGATGAGCCACGGCGAACACGGGGTGCTGGCGCGGTACATAGCGCCCTTCCTCGGTTCTATGCTGTGTTTCACCCAGCAGGAGTACGTTCCAGGGGGATTCTACTCGCAACCGCTGACGGAGAACGTCAACCGGGTCTTCGACGCGGTTCAGAACGTCACACCGACGCGGGATCCCGAGGAAGTGGACTGGCTCTGA
- a CDS encoding SDR family NAD(P)-dependent oxidoreductase — translation MAADYEHRPVTVNGKTAVVVGGTSGIGEAIALGFATEGADVVATSRSADKTAATTEAIRELGAKTIEQTCDVTDRGSITALRDAVLDEFGHVDVLVNSQGVISRQAVLDIDEESWDHVHDILLDGVYRSVQTFARKMDTGSIINISSLASHLAIPNAPAYTSAKAGVNGFTRAASKELAPDIRVNAIEPGFVITALNENQYREGTEKRAMIDERAPMDRVAEREELVGAAVYLASDAASYTTGEVIAVDGGFSDSVF, via the coding sequence ATGGCCGCAGACTACGAACACCGACCAGTGACAGTAAACGGAAAAACAGCCGTCGTCGTCGGTGGAACAAGCGGCATCGGCGAGGCCATCGCGCTCGGATTCGCCACGGAAGGCGCGGACGTCGTGGCGACGTCCCGAAGCGCAGACAAGACCGCAGCGACGACGGAGGCCATCCGCGAACTCGGCGCCAAGACGATCGAACAGACATGCGACGTGACGGATCGGGGCTCGATCACGGCGCTCCGGGACGCCGTCCTCGACGAGTTCGGTCACGTCGACGTGCTGGTCAACTCACAGGGCGTCATCTCGCGCCAGGCGGTCCTCGACATCGACGAGGAATCGTGGGACCACGTCCACGACATCCTGCTTGACGGGGTGTACCGTTCGGTCCAGACGTTCGCCCGCAAAATGGACACCGGGAGCATCATCAACATCTCGTCGCTCGCGTCGCACCTCGCCATTCCGAACGCCCCGGCGTATACCTCGGCGAAGGCAGGCGTCAACGGATTTACGCGCGCGGCGTCGAAGGAACTCGCCCCCGACATCCGTGTCAACGCCATCGAACCGGGATTCGTCATCACGGCCCTGAACGAGAACCAGTACCGGGAGGGGACCGAGAAGCGCGCGATGATCGACGAGCGGGCGCCGATGGACCGGGTCGCCGAGCGCGAGGAACTTGTCGGCGCGGCCGTCTACCTCGCCAGCGACGCCGCGTCGTACACCACGGGCGAGGTTATCGCCGTCGACGGCGGCTTCTCTGACAGCGTCTTCTGA
- a CDS encoding type I 3-dehydroquinate dehydratase — translation MRLTEIERPFIVTSSSDRSIPQVIKTIKQAEYDGARAFEVHLPLVGFPDADEIAQLTEATSQPLYATCRRGRFYELLGAEELFDFTDEERVEMLVEAVEAGFDGVDFELDTFDPSPGPESFTTEAIAEYATDPESEPAEITDDPGAVERQRETIDRIHATGGEVIVSCHTYTHLEPAMAVAIGERIEHRGADFAKIVGYDHDMRDLLDTLEAQLELNERVDVPYALMAIGTVSRIQRPISPMFGAAWVFGQSELTPGGFHSWPLVDNAREVLRRVDWRTAYDPHHDN, via the coding sequence ATGCGACTGACCGAAATCGAGCGACCGTTCATCGTTACCAGTTCGTCCGACCGGTCCATCCCCCAGGTCATCAAGACGATAAAACAAGCGGAGTACGACGGCGCTAGGGCCTTCGAGGTCCACCTGCCGCTGGTGGGCTTCCCCGACGCCGATGAGATAGCGCAACTGACGGAGGCGACATCCCAGCCGCTGTACGCGACCTGTCGTCGGGGCCGGTTCTACGAACTCCTGGGCGCAGAGGAGTTGTTCGACTTCACCGACGAGGAGCGCGTCGAGATGCTCGTCGAGGCCGTCGAAGCGGGCTTCGACGGCGTCGACTTCGAACTCGACACCTTCGACCCGTCACCGGGTCCCGAGTCGTTCACGACAGAAGCCATCGCTGAATACGCGACCGATCCCGAGAGCGAACCAGCCGAGATCACCGACGACCCCGGGGCCGTCGAGCGCCAGCGCGAGACCATCGATCGGATCCACGCCACCGGCGGGGAGGTCATCGTCTCCTGTCACACCTACACGCACCTGGAGCCCGCTATGGCCGTGGCTATCGGGGAACGGATCGAACACCGCGGCGCCGACTTCGCGAAGATCGTCGGGTACGACCACGACATGCGCGACCTGCTGGACACGCTTGAGGCTCAGCTCGAACTCAACGAGCGCGTCGACGTCCCGTACGCGCTGATGGCCATCGGGACCGTCTCCCGAATACAGCGCCCCATCTCGCCGATGTTCGGCGCAGCGTGGGTGTTCGGTCAGTCGGAACTGACGCCCGGCGGATTCCATTCTTGGCCGCTGGTCGACAACGCCCGCGAGGTGCTTCGGCGGGTCGACTGGCGGACCGCCTACGATCCACATCACGACAACTGA